One region of Gopherus evgoodei ecotype Sinaloan lineage chromosome 23, rGopEvg1_v1.p, whole genome shotgun sequence genomic DNA includes:
- the LOC115639162 gene encoding cytochrome b561: MEDSLTRPSSPAGLSCYMAVSQLLGLTVIAMTGAWMGQYRGGIAWESALQFNVHPLCMVIGMVFLQGDALLVYRVFRNETKRSVKILHGLLHAFALVIALVGVIAVFDYHRKKGFADMYSLHSWCGIAAFSLYFIQWLMGFSFFLFPGASFSLRSRYKPQHVFFGVFLLVLSIATCLLGIKELLLFSIQATYSSFVPEGILANVLGLLLIGFGLVIGYILTRDEWKRPPLAEELALSMDFKTLTKGESPSSSQ; this comes from the exons ATGGAGGACAGTCTCACAAGGCCTTCGAGCCCAGCAGGGCTCTCCTGTTACATGGCAGTTTCTCAGCTGTTAGGTTTGACTGTGATTGCCATGACCGGAGCCTGGATGGGCCAGTACCGGGGCGGTATTGCTTGGGAAAGCGCGCTGCAGTTCAATGTCCACCCTCTCTGCATGGTCATTGGCATGGTCTTCCTCCAAGGGGATG CTCTCCTGGTTTACCGGGTCTTCAGGAACGAGACCAAACGCTCGGTCAAAATCCTCCACGGGCTCCTCCACGCCTTTGCGCTGGTCATCGCCCTTGTGG GTGTGATAGCCGTGTTCGATTACCACAGGAAGAAAGGCTTTGCAGACATGTACAGCCTGCACAGCTGGTGTGGAATAGCAGCCTTCAGCCTCTACTTCatccag TGGCTCATGGGCTTCAGCTTCTTCCTGTTTCCTGGAGCATCCTTCTCACTCCGCAGCAGATACAAACCACAGCACGTCTTCTTCGGCGTCTTCCTCCTCGTTCTCTCCATCGCCACGTGCCTGCTGGGCATCAAGGAGCTGCTCCTCTTCAGTATCCA GGCTACCTACAGCTCGTTCGTGCCGGAAGGGATCCTGGCCAACGTCCTGGGCCTGCTGCTGATCGGCTTTGGGCTGGTGATCGGCTACATCCTGACACGGGACGAGTGGAAGCGGCCGCCcctggctgaggagctggccctgtccaTGGATTTTAAAACCCTCACTAAGGGGgagagccccagcagcagccagtga